Proteins from a single region of Trichoderma asperellum chromosome 3, complete sequence:
- a CDS encoding uncharacterized protein (EggNog:ENOG41), which produces MLENLILFDVPSKHGKAWSVFGWRTRMVLNYKGIPHEVKWLEYPDIAPTLESFGLAPNPPSPLFKPYTVPTIKHPSVGYIMESNVIVKELEKLHPEPSLHLDNGYYDKARASAEEAIYFLLPEIVPRISFTILNEGSIEYFNRTRGELLGMPVSEILKSDKAGENAWAAAKPGLEKMKALLMENSSGPYIDGGQVSYADFIFASFYVFFERVHGESFERLISYDECFKRHYEACRKWIPE; this is translated from the exons ATGCTTGAAAATCTAATTTTATTCGATGTCCCCAGCAAACATGGCAAGGCTTGGTCTGTATTTGGATGGAGAA CACGGATGGTTCTCAATTATAAGGGAATTCCCCATGAAGTGAAATGGTTGGAATACCCGGATATAGCACCAACTCTCGAATCGTTCGGCCTCGCTCCCAACCCGCCGTCTCCATTGTTCAAACCGTACACTGTACCAACTATCAAACATCCATCTGTTGGTTACATCATGGAATCGAATGTTATCGTAAAGGAGCTTGAAAAATTGCACCCCGAACCTTCTCTACATCTCGATAATGGTTACTACGACAAGGCACGTGCTAgtgcagaagaagcaatatATTTTCTCTTGCCAGAGATAGTACCCCGAATATCATTTACCATTCTCAATGAAGGAAGCATTGAATACTTCAACCGCACACGCGGAGAACTGCTTGGTATGCCTGTTTCAGAGATCCTCAAATCGGACAAAGCCGGGGAGAACGCTTGGGCCGCTGCGAAGCCCGGTTTGGAAAAGATGAAAGCTCTGTTGATGGAGAATAGCTCTGGGCCATACATAGACGGTGGACAGGTTAGTTATGCAGACTTTATTTTTGCTAGTTTTTATGTGTTCTTTGAAAGAGTACATGGTGAGTCGTTCGAAAGGTTGATATCGTATGATGAGTGTTTCAAGAGACACTATGAGGCTTGTCGAAAATGGATTCCAGAATAG
- a CDS encoding uncharacterized protein (EggNog:ENOG41~TransMembrane:12 (i46-65o85-101i113-132o138-159i171-189o201-221i276-295o315-335i356-375o381-401i413-437o449-472i)), with amino-acid sequence MSQKSSDLEAAKSSAESINDPNLVTWDGPQDPENPKNWPSKIKWRYTVAVSLFTFISPVSSAMVAPALSKLGEDLNMNNKLEMELSLSIFILAYAVGPLFFGPASELYGRVRLLQLSNIWYLAWNLGCGFAQNPAELFVFRFLAGIGGSAPLALGGGAISDTWSADERGKAMGIYTLAPLLGPVVGPISGGFIAEYSTWRWVFWSSSIAAVFIQAVGLIWLRESHPGTLLRRKRDRLVNATGNHNLYTGNIEQESLVRKIGKALERPIRMFMTQPIITVIAIYMAYLFGTLYLMLGTFPSIWTEWYGESVSIGGLNYLSIAIGSFAGLILNFFFIDRIYRSLKTKNNGIGRPEFRMPTMFIGSIMVSIGLFWYGWSVQARLHWIMPNIGVAICSAGTMGCLQGMQTYIVDSYPTYSASAMAACALLRSLAGFGFPLFAPYLYSDLGYGWGTSVLAFISIGVGIPAPFIFWFFGDKLRAMSRYAAN; translated from the coding sequence ATGAGCCAGAAATCATCAGACTTGGAGGCGGCGAAATCATCTGCGGAAAGCATCAATGATCCCAATCTCGTCACCTGGGATGGACCGCAAGACCCAGAAAACCCAAAGAATTGGCCGAGCAAGATCAAATGGCGCTACACAGTAGCCGTGTCTCTCTTTACATTCATTTCCCCAGTTTCATCGGCCATGGTAGCGCCAGCTCTATCCAAACTGGGCGAAGACCTCAACATGAACAACAAACTAGAGATGGAATTGTCACTTTCTATCTTTATCCTCGCCTACGCAGTCGGTCCACTGTTCTTCGGGCCTGCATCTGAGCTTTACGGCCGCGTCCGCCTACTACAGCTTAGCAATATATGGTATCTGGCATGGAATCTAGGTTGTGGATTTGCGCAGAACCCGGCCGAGTTATTTGTCTTTCGCTTCCTAGCTGGGATCGGCGGAAGCGCTCCTCTTGCTCTGGGAGGAGGAGCTATTAGTGACACATGGAGCGCTGACGAACGCGGCAAGGCCATGGGAATCTACACTCTTGCACCGCTCCTGGGTCCGGTTGTTGGACCGATTTCTGGGGGTTTCATCGCCGAGTATAGCACCTGGCGTTGGGTATTCTGGTCATCTAGCATTGCGGCTGTGTTTATCCAGGCTGTAGGCTTAATATGGCTCCGAGAGTCGCATCCAGGTACCCTTTTAAGAAGGAAGCGAGATCGTTTGGTGAATGCTACAGGAAACCACAACCTGTATACTGGAAATATTGAGCAGGAAAGTCTTGTAAGGAAAATTGGCAAGGCCCTGGAACGACCAATTCGTATGTTCATGACCCAGCCGATCATCACGGTCATTGCCATTTACATGGCATACCTCTTCGGGACTCTGTATCTGATGCTCGGCACCTTCCCGAGCATTTGGACGGAATGGTATGGCGAGAGTGTGAGTATTGGTGGGCTAAACTATCTCTCTATCGCTATTGGTTCTTTCGCTGGTCTTATactcaacttcttcttcatcgaccGAATTTACCGTAGCCTCAAGACGAAAAACAACGGTATTGGTCGGCCAGAGTTCCGAATGCCAACCATGTTCATCGGATCGATTATGGTCTCCATTGGCTTGTTCTGGTATGGTTGGAGCGTACAGGCGCGCCTTCACTGGATCATGCCCAATATTGGTGTCGCCATCTGCTCGGCAGGGACCATGGGATGTTTACAAGGCATGCAGACGTACATCGTGGACAGCTACCCGACCTACTCGGCCAGTGCCATGGCTGCATGTGCGCTTCTCCGCAGCTTGGCTGGTTTTGGATTCCCTCTCTTCGCCCCATATCTGTATAGTGACCTGGGTTATGGATGGGGGACTAGCGTTCTCGCCTTTATCAGCATTGGCGTGGGTATTCCGGCGCCATTTATCTTTTGGTTTTTTGGAGATAAGCTAAGAGCTATGTCGAGATATGCTGCAAACTAA
- a CDS encoding uncharacterized protein (EggNog:ENOG41~TransMembrane:2 (o456-475i527-547o)) — protein sequence MGTRPIAIAPAPNKTPIENGNSGLELISTMPYTCQQCVRRKVKCDKTFPSCSSCGKGEFECVYQAPNPPRPRKRKRNENVHERLVRYERILQENGLLSMADDKQHQNTQDPIVPARRTGELLSGDGKSRYIGSSLWLNTGSVSMHEISEDEHEDQPIPPVGTNMFAIDPITGALLGGSQTLVHHHPSHKDAMKLWVAHIENVEPLCKILHIPTTAKMVETVSQKPSLASKADECLLFAIYHFAVFSMSDEDCVLEFRQSRIELMSKYQHAFRQALVNASWLKTTAMPIIQAYVLFLISIRTQIDPHLFWILTGIAVRISQRMGLHRDGEGLRLSPFDVQMRRRLFWQLLPLDGYAGQVSGTGISISPNSWDTKPPLNINDAQIYPGMTHQPEEQKGASEMIYCLTKTDLSNLYTRTGVEMKGADGTIQLKANKELETLIDEVESTIETKYLRYCDIINPLHVLVLGSVRSAINAVRLRIRISPLMNHTIGDAERKQLCILAQQILDTDCTLYGNSQLRRFRWKIKALFLWDALMCILTSLAKVGVFSPTEINSTWRKMADVCLNHPEILDAKTALHAAVGKVTLKAWAANPPSDATPEPEFITRLRSQLEAKTTGAPEKTENVALCKEGGISISSLNDSLSRSPDETDFNLASDFSLFSADWLFGDQLIGF from the coding sequence ATGGGTACCCGACCTATAGCAATTGCTCCCGCGCCGAACAAGACCCCGATTGAGAATGGGAACAGCGGCTTGGAACTCATCAGTACAATGCCCTACACCTGTCAACAGTGTGTGCGTAGAAAGGTCAAATGTGACAAGACATTCCCATCATGCTCGAGCTGTGGCAAAGGCGAGTTTGAGTGTGTCTATCAGGCACCGAACCCTCCGCGACCGCGAAAACGAAAGCGGAATGAGAACGTGCACGAGCGGTTGGTGCGGTATGAGCGCATCTTACAAGAGAATGGCCTTCTCTCTATGGCCGACGACAAACAACACCAGAACACGCAAGACCCAATCGTCCCCGCGAGGAGGACCGGTGAGCTGCTCTCTGGTGACGGCAAATCCCGGTATATCGGCAGCAGTCTCTGGCTCAATACGGGATCGGTCAGCATGCATGAGATATCGGAGGATGAACATGAAGACCAGCCCATTCCACCAGTGGGTACTAACATGTTTGCAATCGATCCAATAACCGGCGCTCTGCTTGGAGGTTCACAGACTCTCGTCCACCATCATCCTAGCCACAAAGACGCAATGAAGCTTTGGGTGGCGCACATTGAAAATGTCGAGCCTCTTTGCAAAATCCTGCATATCCCAACAACAGCGAAGATGGTTGAGACAGTCTCTCAGAAACCTTCCCTGGCTTCAAAAGCAGACGAGTGCTTGCTATTTGCCATTTACCACTTTGCAGTCTTCTCCATGTCGGATGAGGATTGTGTGCTTGAATTTAGGCAATCACGCATCGAATTAATGTCCAAGTACCAACATGCCTTTCGGCAAGCCCTAGTCAATGCATCGTGGCTTAAGACAACTGCAATGCCCATTATCCAGGCGTACGTGCTCTTTCTCATCTCGATCCGCACGCAAATTGATCCTCACCTATTTTGGATCTTGACCGGTATCGCGGTCCGCATTAGCCAGCGCATGGGACTCCATCGCGATGGAGAAGGTCTCAGATTATCCCCGTTCGATGTGCAAATGCGGCGGCGATTGTTCTGGCAGCTCCTCCCTCTCGACGGATACGCAGGCCAAGTCTCAGGCACTGGGATTTCCATCTCACCTAACAGCTGGGACACCAAACCGCCGCTCAATATCAATGATGCGCAGATCTATCCCGGCATGACGCAccagccagaagagcaaaaaggTGCTTCTGAGATGATTTACTGTCTCACGAAGACAGACTTGTCCAATTTGTACACGCGAACTGGGGTCGAAATGAAGGGTGCTGACGGTACGATTCAACTGAAGGCGAATAAGGAACTTGAAACGCTCATCGACGAGGTTGAAAGCACTATTGAGACCAAGTATCTCCGGTACTGTGATATAATCAACCCGCTGCATGTCCTGGTACTTGGGAGCGTGAGATCAGCCATCAATGCTGTACGGCTACGCATCCGAATCTCCCCACTAATGAATCACACCATCGGCGATGCCGAAAGGAAACAGCTTTGTATTCTAGCTCAGCAAATCCTCGATACGGACTGTACACTCTATGGTAACTCTCAGCTAAGGAGGTTTCGATGGAAAATAAAGGCATTGTTCCTTTGGGATGCGCTAATGTGTATCCTGACTAGCCTGGCAAAGGTCGGGGTTTTCTCTCCCACAGAGATCAATAGTACCTGGAGGAAAATGGCAGACGTCTGCCTGAACCATCCTGAAATCCTTGACGCCAAGACAGCGTTACATGCTGCAGTTGGCAAGGTAACACTCAAAGCTTGGGCAGCCAATCCACCAAGCGATGCCACGCCTGAGCCGGAATTTATCACAAGATTGCGCTCTCAACTTGAGGCAAAGACCACTGGCGCGCCGGAGAAGACTGAAAATGTTGCACTTTGTAAAGAAGGTGGAATAAGTATATCCTCACTTAATGATTCACTTTCTAGGAGTCCAGATGAAACCGACTTCAATTTGGCCAGTGATTTCAGTCTTTTCTCTGCGGATTGGTTGTTTGGGGATCAACTTATTGGCTTTTGA
- a CDS encoding uncharacterized protein (TransMembrane:10 (i57-75o87-112i124-143o169-189i201-220o249-269i290-310o330-357i390-407o419-442i)), protein MSYQDDGLHAHHPNSTAYGHDAEKFSTGAGNFENVRIRGLETSAETSLHRGLKARHISMIAIGGALGTGLIIGTGKALAQAGPGSLLISYCFVGLLVYGVMASLGEMAAWLPMSAGFTGYATRYCHPSLGFALGWTYWFKYIITTPNQLTAAALVIQFWCPRDKVNPGVFIAIFLVTIIVVNYLGIELFGELEFWLSSFKVVIIVGIIIFALVIACGGGPNGDAPGFRYWHNPGAFAELYSDGSLGKFLGFWSVMVNATFAYLGTELVGVTAGEAQNPRRSIPKAIKLTFFRILIFYCLSIFLVGMIVPYNSKDLAFANKQTTGANASPFVVAATLAGVKVLPHIINACILVFVFSASNSDLYIASRTLYGLASDDAAPAIFKKTNKRGVPYPALFLSAAISCLAFMNASTSSTVVFGYFVNLVTIFGILTWISILVTYLFFLRARRAQNIPDSAMPYVALRDSGAPSSAWPLLFLSV, encoded by the exons ATGAGCTATCAAGACGACGGGCTTCACGCCCATCACCCCAACAGCACTGCCTACGGCCACGATGCCGAGAAATTCAGCACCGGCGCCGGCAACTTCGAAAATGTTCGCATCCGTGGCTTGGAGACTTCGGCCGAGACGTCTCTGCATCGCGGTCTCAAAGCCCGTCACATTTCTATGATTGCCATCGGTGGCGCTCTCGGTACAGGTCTCATCATTGGTACTGGCAAGGCTCTCGCTCAAGCTGGACCTGGTTCATTGCTCATTTCGTACTGTTTCGTCGGACTTCTCGTCTACGGCGTTATGGCATCTCTGGGAGAAATGGCGGCCTGGCTACCTATGAGTGCTGGGTTCACAGGTTATGCGACGCGATACTGCCATCCATCTTTGGGATTTGCTCTTGGCTGGAC ATATTGGTTCAAGTATATTATCACCACTCCGAATCAGTTGACGGCTGCCGCATTGGTAATTCAATTCTGGTGCCCTCGAGACAAGGTCAATCCGGGTGTCTTCATTGCCATCTTCTTAGTCACCATCATTGTCGTC AATTACCTAGGAATCGAACTCTTTGGCGAGCTGGAATTTTGGTTGTCGTCTTTCAAGGTCGTCATAATCGTCGGTATCATCATTTTCGCTCTCGTCATTGCTTGCGGGGGCGGCCCCAACGGTGATGCTCCTGGCTTCCGATACTGGCACAATCCCGGCGCATTTGCTGAATTGTATTCCGATGGTTCCCTCGGCAAGTTCCTCGGCTTCTGGTCTGTCATGGTCAATGCAACTTTTGCCTACCTTGGAACTGAGCTGGTTGGTGTCACCGCTGGTGAAGCCCAGAATCCTCGACGAAGCATCCCCAAGG CCATCAAGCTTACCTTCTTCCGTATCCTCATCTTCTACTGcctcagcatcttccttgTCGGCATGATTGTCCCCTATAACAGTAAGGACCTCGCCTTCGCCAACAAGCAGACTACTGGCGCCAACGCTTCGCCTTTCGTTGTCGCGGCCACTCTCGCCGGTGTCAAGGTCCTGCCGCACATCATCAATGCTTGCATCTTggtctttgtcttttccgCCTCCAACTCTGATTTGTACATTGCGAGCCGAACTCTCTATGGCCTTGCCTCAGATGATGCTGCTCCAGCTATTTTCAAGAAGACAAATAAGCGCGGCGTGCCCTACCCGGCGCTTTTCCTTTCCGCAGCTATTTCATGCCTTGCGTTTATGAACGCTTCTACCAGCAGCACAGTG GTCTTTGGCTACTTCGTCAATCTCGTCACTATCTTTGGTATCTTGACCTGGATTTCCATCCTCGTCACctacctcttcttcctccgcgCGCGCCGAGCCCAAAACATTCCCGATAGTGCCATGCCTTATGTCGCCCTCAGGGATTCTGGGGCACCGTCATCTGCCTGGCCTTTGTTATTCTTATCAGTCTAA